A genomic segment from Colletotrichum higginsianum IMI 349063 chromosome 5, whole genome shotgun sequence encodes:
- a CDS encoding Major facilitator superfamily transporter produces the protein MDEFQESDLHLFEPFVGHRERVRRRLCGLLSCETLTALGSVAVLAAIFYLLRSWTLTDGRLFERKLEPLAVGPECGPSWTQAEAAGCIYDLLMSAWVPPRCHDAELYRQYLAEVNSTFYLDRQQERLVAWDNVLNGHHPESGIWTDGGFHHLHCTYIWDRQRRAYAHATATREPMVLDSHCRNETHTSHCVWWNGRPRAWEIDSPNVTRVYPPREPIRCLVGP, from the coding sequence ATGGACGAATTCCAAGAATCAGATCTTCATCTATTCGAGCCCTTCGTAGGCCACCGGGAGCGTGTCCGTCGACGGCTATGCGGCCTTCTCAGCTGCGAGACTCTGACCGCCCTCGGCTCGGTCGCTGTgctcgccgccatcttctACCTGCTCCGATCTTGGACCCTGACGGATGGACGACTGTTCGAGAGGAAACTTGAACCTCTCGCCGTGGGACCGGAGTGCGGCCCGTCATGGacgcaggccgaggccgctggATGCATCTACGACCTGCTGATGAGTGCCTGGGTGCCCCCGCGGTGCCACGACGCGGAGCTTTACCGCCAATACTTGGCCGAAGTCAACAGTACTTTCTATCTGGACCGGCAGCAGGAGAGACTCGTCGCGTGGGACAACGTCCTGAACGGTCACCATCCGGAATCGGGGATCTGGACTGACGGCGGATTCCACCACCTGCACTGCACTTACATCTGGGACCGACAGCGCCGCGCCTATGCGCATGCCACTGCCACCAGGGAGCCGATGGTTCTTGATTCACACTGCAGGAACGAGACGCACACGTCCCACTGCGTCTGGTGGAACggacggccgagggcgtggGAGATTGATAGTCCCAACGTCACTCGCGTCTATCCCCCGAGAGAACCGATCCGATGCCTGGTCGGGCCCTAG
- a CDS encoding Major facilitator superfamily transporter, with amino-acid sequence MAQTNAVSVDEGSSWRTMPHKDQLLVLCLSRLSEPITRTSFSTYIYYQLQSLDPSLSSAEIVRQATWMQTALTAMVALVSLPTSRLADSPRFGRKGVLLASMAVLGTSTLCFGFIRSFTQAMVLRIIEGTFSGGTLVARTMIPEIVPGKKHRVKAFLLLPLAFNIGVLAGPPITGLLVAYAQSHAGKNDFLGRWTYAPPMLMAGGIIYTAFLAVFFLLEETLPALRGQPDIGIRIKKAVVRLWQRYRSRGATKLGYEPANTQDSEDSQDLDPLLSPEADDEAQRGRSEPIPTPTSSKMPLRKALTANVLLATSCQAMLDGLTAGYNTLWPLFLSDPPASAALSLRDERGSSPLRFSGGAGLQPYQIALTLTILAVTALPLQILVYPRVSYKLKPLGTLRCFLWCPALAFALAPFIAVTAKFPVLMWLVIAVVQLLMVLTAAMVVPSATLMTNNSAPSPAALAATHGLAVTLSAVARTIGPFAVGSVYAASQASHNGGLAWWLMAGTAICICVISWFVQDGTEQGTTAPPAREETGEHGARSKPAVRAMG; translated from the exons ATGGCCCAGACTAacgccgtctccgtcgacgAAGGCTCGTCATGGAGGACGATGCCACACAAAGACCAGCTGCTCGTGCTGTGTCTCTCTCGGCTGTCCGAACCGATTACGCGGACAAGCTTCAGT ACGTATATATACTATCAGCTTCAGTCGTTGGATCCCTCGCTCTCGTCGGCCGAGATCGTACGTCAGGCCACATGGATGCAGACGGCCCTGACGGCTATGGTGGCGCTCGTCAGCCTGCCCACGAGCCGTCTCGCCGACTCCCCACGATTCGGCCGCAAGGGCGTCCTGCTGGCGAGCAtggccgtcctcggcacGAGCACCCTCTGCTTCGGCTTCATACGCAGCTTCACGCAGGCGATGGTGCTCCGCATCATCGAGGGGACGTTCAGCGGCGGGACGCTCGTGGCACGCACCATGATCCCCGAGATCGTGCCCGGCAAGAAACATCGCGTCAAGGCattcctgctgctgcctctggCCTTCAACATTGGTGTCCTGGCCGGCCCGCCGATTACCGGGCTCTTGGTCGCATATGCCCAGAGCCACGCTGGGAAGAACGACTTCTTGGGCCGTTGGACGTATGCACCGCCTATGCTGATGGCAGGCGGGATAATCTAcacggccttcttggccgtcttcttTTTGTTGGAAGAG ACGTTGCCTGCCCTTAGAGGCCAACCCGATATCGGGATACGCATCAAGAAGGCGGTCGTGAGGCTTTGGCAGCGCTACAGGTCTCGCGGGGCGACCAAGCTCGGCTACGAGCCCGCCAACACGCAAGACTCTGAGGATTCCCAGGATCTGGATCCGCTGTTGTCGCCAgaggccgatgacgaggcTCAACGCGGCAGAAGCGAGCCTATCCCGACCCCCACAAGCAGCAAGATGCCGCTGCGGAAAGCCCTTACGGCCAACGTCTTGCTCGCGACCAGCTGCCAGGCGATGCTTGACGGCCTCACCGCCGGTTACAATACCCTCTGGCCCCTGTTTCTCAGCGATCCGCCCGCCTCCGCGGCCCTGTCTCTGCGGGACGAGAGGGGATCGTCCCCGCTGCGGTtctccggcggcgccggcctccaGCCCTACCAGATCGCCCTGACGCTCACGATCCTGGCCGTCACCGCGCTCCCGCTGCAGATCTTGGTCTACCCGCGTGTCAGCTACAAACTCAAGCCGCTGGGCACCCTGCGGTGCTTCCTGTGGTGCCCGGCCCTGGCCTTTGCCCTCGCTCCGTTCAtcgccgtcacggccaagttTCCTGTTCTCATGTggctcgtcatcgccgtcgtccagctgcTCATGGTCCTGACCGCGGCCATGGTGGTGCCTTCGGCGACCTTGATGACCAACAA CTCGGCTCCAAGCCCGGCCGCCCTGGCCGCGACCCACGGTTTGGCAGTCACACTGTCTGCTGTGGCGCGGACGATAGGCCCGTTCGCGGTTGGGAGCGTCTACGCAGCGAGCCAGGCCAGCCATAACGGGGGTCTCGCGTGGTGGCTGATGGCCGGCACGGCCATCTGTATCTGTGTCATAAGCTGGTTTGTCCAGGATGGGACCGAGCAGGGCACCACCGCCCCGCCGGCGCGGGAGGAGACCGGCGAGCATGGCGCGAGATCGAAACCCGCTGTTCGAGCAATGGGATGA
- a CDS encoding Thioesterase domain-containing protein produces the protein MCVAHGCRPLFVFPINFINDIMVLLQLLHLLSALCPLAVASQKGSFDRWHPPGPGDVRCPCPMLNALANHDFLPADGRGISLEITTRALRDGINVDPHVSKLLFDHAIKTNPDPNADTFDLDHLSRHGIIEHDASLTRPDNSSGDPSVFDPEVFEETLQYWPDPIVSVRQGAAARLGRIRTSAGTNVDFEMRLEDNFRGLGEVAGFYLTLGDRVAGTVNRTWLTYFLEKEFLPVPFGWTRPRDPITLEALQAVMDKVYDATKGIIDEERRRGNSGPRMHTDEQRVLGGVH, from the exons ATGTGTGTGGCACACGGCTGTCGCCCCCTCTTTGTTTTCCCCATCAACTTCATCAACGACATCATGGTCTTGCTGCAGTTATTGCATCTACTCTCGGCCTTGTGCCCGCTGGCCGTTGCCAGCCAAAAAGGCTCCTTTGACCGGTGgcacccccccggccccggggACG TCCGCTGTCCCTGTCCCATGCTGAATGCGTTGGCAAACCACGATTTTCTCCCCGCCGATGGCAGGGGCATATCGCTGGAAATCACAACGCGTGCCTTGAGAGACGGCATCAACGTCGATCCCCACGTGTCCAAGCTGCTCTTCGACCATGCCATCAAGACGAACCCTGACCCAAACGCCGACACGTTTGACCTCGACCACCTGAGCCGCCACGGCATCATAGAGCACGATGCCAGCCTTAC TCGACCGGACAACAGCTCTGGTGATCCTAGTGTATTCGACCCCGAAGTGTTTGAGGAAACACTCCAGTACTGGCCCGACCCCATCGTCTCCGTACGacagggcgccgccgcgcgaCTCGGTCGTATCCGCACCTCAGCCGGCACCAACGTCGACTTCGAGATGAGGTTGGAAGACAATTTCCGTGGACTCGGTGAGGTGGCGGGGTTCTACCTGACCCTGGGAGACCGGGTCGCCGGCACGGTCAACCGCACTTGGCTGACCTACTTTCTTG AGAAGGAGTTTCTGCCAGTCCCTTTcggctggacgaggccgcgcgACCCTATCACTCTCGAGGCACTACAGGCGGTCATGGACAAGGTCTACGACGCGACGAAAGGCATCATTGACGAGGAGCGCCGCCGAGGCAATTCCGGGCCTAGAATGCACACTGATGAGCAGCGCGTGCTCGGTGGGGTACACTGA
- a CDS encoding Thioesterase: MAASKNPFLIQDAAASRGYGCASPSAAPLFLIHDASGNIVSYLKLGSLGGARRVYGISDPHFGHEGGAWLSVNEMARHYIKLVKKVTLRGNILLGGWSFGGIIAIQMAHMLAAEGRGLVCSGLVLIDTIYLSPSRSLGSGANSNLAPSMPANVTPDTRDEILVSLVRAHMLCSSWSPPSWARHRVPQTVLIKAADSIPGRAGPIEEDGKAVLCRLDSQRHQTDLGWGETQPGLVTTVIDTPGNHYALFADENACLYLSVVHAGYTSLLLLIVPAQSFGVCP; the protein is encoded by the exons ATGGCAGCGAGCAAAAACCCCTTCCTGATTCAGGACGCGGCGGCAAGTCGAGGCTACGGCTGCGCCAGCCCGTCCGCGgctcctctcttcctcatccaCGACGCCAGCGGCAACATTGTCAGCTACCTCAAGCTGGGCTCTCTGGGGGGTGCTCGCAGAGTGTACGGCATCAGTGATCCTCACTTCGGACATGAAGGCGGTGCCTGGCTGAGCGTCAACGAAATGGCCCGGCACTACATCAAACTCGTCAAGAAAGTTACGCTACGAGGGAACATTCTCCTGGGAG GGTGGTCGTTTGGgggcatcatcgccatccaGATGGCTCACATGCTCGCCGCAGAGGGCCGAGGCCTCGTGTGCTCAGGCCTGGTCCTGATCGATACCATCTACCTTTCGCCGTCCCGCTCTCTCGGCTCCGGCGCAAACTCTAACCTTGCACCCTCGATGCCCGCCAACGTGACGCCCGACACCCGTGACGAGATTCTGGTCTCGCTGGTGCGCGCCCACATGCTCTGCTCGTCTtggtcgccgccctcgtggGCCCGCCACCGGGTCCCACAGACGGTGCTCATCAAAGCCGCAGATTCGATCCCGGGCCGGGCCGGGCCCATCGAAGAAGATGGGAAAGCTGTTCTGTGCAGGCTGGACTCGCAGCGCCATCAAACCGATCTTGGTTGGGGCGAGACGCAGCCGGGGCTCGTCACCACTGTCATCGACACGCCGGGGAACCACTACGCCCTGTTTGCCGACGAGAACGCATGTTTGTACCTGTCTGTTGTACATGCTGGCTACACTTCCCTTCTCCTGCTGATTGTGCCGGCACAATCCTTTGGGGTTTGTCCATGA